From the Hypomesus transpacificus isolate Combined female unplaced genomic scaffold, fHypTra1 scaffold_139, whole genome shotgun sequence genome, one window contains:
- the LOC124488517 gene encoding transmembrane protein 125, whose protein sequence is MPELEDFPPQQGPQQGADPARIQRSVLDEQVELWWFREPGKSLLCYSVSVLLILGCGLGGVGLLSTTTSVSSEWRLGAGTALCLLALAVLLKQLLSSAVQDMNCIRSRRRIDVLKSGGLSDLLVVLGAGLALVLCGAVLLKLALANHMPKPGQALNDMYVSGVVMLVGGGAAVAGAGVYALVVFLLEGSRPGRRPGRRLRDRMVGVFTISGHMNHRARRETTSSLANLI, encoded by the coding sequence ATGCCGGAGCTTGAGGACTTTCCCCCTCAGCAGGGGCCCCAGCAGGGGGCCGACCCGGCCCGGATCCAGCGCAGCGTCCTTGACGAGCAGGTGGAGCTGTGGTGGTTCCGCGAACCGGGCAAGTCTCTGCTGTGCTACTCCGTGTCAGTGCTACTGATCCTGGGCTGCGGCCTGGGAGGCGTGggcctcctctccaccaccaccagcgtGTCCAGCGAGTGGCGTCTGGGCGCCGGCACGGCCCTGTGTCTGCTGGCACTGGCCGTGCTGCTCAAGCAGCTGCTCAGCTCGGCCGTGCAGGACATGAACTGCATCCGCAGCCGGCGGCGGATCGACGTGCTGAAGAGCGGCGGTCTGTCGGACCTCCTGGTGGTGCTGGGCGCGGGACTGGCCCTCGTCCTCTGCGGGGCGGTGCTTCTGAAGCTGGCCCTGGCCAATCACATGCCCAAGCCGGGCCAGGCCCTCAACGACATGTACGTCTCCGGGGTGGTGATGCTGGTGGGCGGGGGGGCGGcagtggcgggggcgggggtgtATGCGCTGGTGGTGTTCCTGCTGGAGGGGAGCAGGCCTGGGCGGAGGCCTGGGCGGAGGCTGAGAGACAGGATGGTTGGGGTCTTCACCATCTCGGGTCACATGAACCACCGCGCCCGAAGAGAGACCACCTCCAGCCTGGCCAACCTCATATga